From the Tribolium castaneum strain GA2 chromosome 2, icTriCast1.1, whole genome shotgun sequence genome, one window contains:
- the Atg7 gene encoding ubiquitin-like modifier-activating enzyme ATG7, producing the protein MSSTKPLLQLVTVSSFVQPSFWNKLSELKINVDKLNDDERQIYGFFSNSPTTWTTHIVEVDSTSFNTTLNSQNNNIPFQGKIFNKNTIEQFKDCDKTKMINEEGRRFLEELKSGKVLEKPYLMNFFFILSFSDLKKFHFYYWFAYPVPHNLEISVEGISPISEHFTEAEVASLSTEYTRLDPHQKPYFLIHNKKLHTYHSKLSQVSENNCQEYYFAFADYINSGQHPKSQIKNYIIFLLHHCPFLGGKTLNFLLFFLDRKLSCCQSLIYKLTLPQCNSTIDDIIYGGGDNAWAGWEKNEKNKFAPRFSNMRTTMDPQILFEESVDLNLKLMKWRLLPDINLDKIKNAKCLLLGAGTLGCSVARNLLGWGVRNINFVDNSTVSYSNPVRQHLFTYEDAVKSKPKAEAAAESLHKIFPSINSQGHQFTIPMPGHNVGESTVESVKKSVEDLEKLIQEHDIVFLLTDSRESRWLPTLLGIFHNKIVINVALGFDTYLIMRYGRKDIEDNVKEVQTHSAFKRISGNELGCYFCNDVTAPGNSLKDRTLDQQCTVTRPGVSSIAGALSVELTVSLLQHEEGINAPAFYKTGPQHEMNFTDDQGGVLGILPHSIRGFLSSFMHVLPATPKYNQCIACSSIVLEEYKAKGFAFLLETFNSNNYLENLTGLSKLFADSNYADVLELSDEEWEN; encoded by the exons atgtcCTCAACGAAGCCCCTTCTGCAACTTGTGACAGTTTCATCATTTGTGCAACCGAGTTTTTGGAACAAATTAtccgaattaaaaattaatgttgacaaattaaaCGATGATGAACGCCAAATCTATGGTTTCTTCTCAAACAGCCCTACAACGTGGACCACACATATTGTGGAAGTGGACAGCACATCATTTAACAc AACGCTTAATTCACAAAACAACAACATTCCATTTCAAggaaaaatattcaataaaaacacaattgaACAGTTTAAAGATTGTGACAAAACCAAAATGATTAACGAAGAAGGTAGACGGTTTTTGGAAGAGTTGAAAAGTGGAAAGGTTTTGGAGAAGCCCTATCTGATGaacttcttttttattttgtcattcagc gATCTTAAAAAGttccatttttattattggtttGCATACCCAGTTCCCCATAATCTGGAAATTTCAGTAGAAGGAATTAGTCCTATTTCAGAGCATTTTACAGAGGCTGAA GTGGCGTCTTTAAGTACTGAATATACCCGACTAGATCCTCACCAAAAGCCATACTTTTTAATCCATAATAAAAAACTCCATACTTACCACTCGAAACTGAGCCAAGTCAGTGAGAATAATTGCCAGGAGTATTATTTTGCTTTTGCAGATTACATCAACAGTGGCCAACATCCGAAATCTCAAATAAAGAACtacattattttcttgttaCATCATTG CCCTTTCCTTGGAggtaaaactttaaattttctgtTGTTCTTCTTGGACCGTAAATTATCCTGCTGTCAAAGTTTAATCTATAAATTAACTCTACCTCAATGCAACTCAACAATCGATGATATTATTTATGGGGGTGGCGACAACGCGTGGGCTGGATgggaaaaaaatgaaaaaaataaatttgcaccACGATTTTCTAACATGCGAACAACGATGGATCCTCAAAT ATTATTTGAAGAAAGTGTTGATCTAAATTTGAAACTGATGAAGTGGCGTCTTCTCCCTGATATTAATTTAGATAAAATAAAGAACGCAAAATGCCTTCTTCTAGGCGCTGGAACTTTGGGATGTTCAGTAGCAAGAAATCTTCTT GGGTGGGGTGTTAGAAACATCAACTTTGTGGACAATTCAACGGTTTCTTACTCAAATCCAGTTAGACAACACCTGTTCACTTATGAAGACGCAGTTAAAAGTAAACCAAAGGCTGAAGCTGCGGCTGAAAGTTTGCACAAGATATTTCCCTCAATA AATTCTCAAGGTCATCAATTTACGATACCAATGCCTGGGCACAATGTTGGTGAAAGTACTGTTGAATCTGTGAAGAAAAGTGTAGAGGATTTAGAAAAACTCATTCAAGAACACGATATTGTTTTCCTTTTGACTGACTCCAGAGAGAGCCGCTGGTTGCCTACATTACTCGGCATATTCCAtaataaaatagtaataaatgttGCTTTGGGCTTCGATACTTACTTGATCATGAGATATGGTCGCAAAGATATTGAAGATAATGTTAAAGAAGTACAAACTCATTCGGCATTTAAAAGAATATCCGGAAACGAACTCGGATGTTATTTTTGCAATGATGTTACTGCTCCAGGAAAC TCTCTAAAGGACCGAACTCTTGACCAGCAATGCACCGTCACCAGACCTGGAGTCTCCTCAATCGCAGGAGCTTTGTCTGTTGAGTTAACCGTTTCACTGCTTCAACATGAAGAAGGCATTAACGCACCTGCATTTTACAAAACTGGTCCCCAGCACGAAATGAATTTTACCGACGACCAAGGGGGCGTTTTAGGAATATTACCTCACTCGATTAGAGGATTCTTATCAAGTTTTATGCACGTTTTACCTGCCACACCAAAGTATAATCAATGCATTGCTTGCTCTAGTATTGTTCTAGAAGAGTACAAGGCCAAAGGTTTTGCTTTTCTTCTCGAAACATTCAACAGCAACAATTATCTGGAGAATTTAACTGGACTCAGCAAATTGTTTGCTGACAGCAATTATGCTGAT GTATTGGAATTAAGTGATGAAGAATGGGAGAATTAA